CCTAATGGATACCCTAGTACTTTATTTATTTCAATATTAATTTATTTTTTACTTAATACTTTTTTTATTGGTTTTAGCAGATGGTTTGTTAGACATTTTCTTAAACTTCTTAGAAGAAAAGGAATTGGATTGAAGAAAACTATAATAGTTGGTGAATCTTCTAGAAGTTTACAATTGTTAGATATGTTTGATAATTCATTAGAATTAGGTTATAAAGTTATGGGTACTGTTTTAATAAATGGAAATGAAAGTCCAATATTTTCAAATAGATCACTTGGAAACATTTCAGATATAAATTCAATTATAGAAGTTAATAATATCGAAGTAACAGTTCTAGGTATGGAAAGTGATAGAGGTTTAATATATAGTTTAATAACTGAAAGTAAAGTTTCAAAAACTACTGTAAAAATTATTCCTGATTTATATGAGTTGATTAATGGTCAAACTAAAGCTCAACATTTGTATGGTGTTCCTTTAATAGAAATTAGCCCAGAAATAATGTTGACATGGCAAAAACATTCTAAAAGGATTTTAGATATTATTTTTTCTATTTTTGCATTGATAATAACTTCTCCTATAATGCTATTGACAATTATATTTATTAAACTTGAAGATGGTGGTCCTGTTTTTTATAGTCAAAATAGAGTAGGATTGAACAACAAAGAATTTAAGTGTCATAAGTTTAGATCAATGAGAACTGATGCTGAAGTTAAAGGAATTAGCTGGACTAAGATGAATGATTCAAGAGTAACTAAAGTTGGTAAATTTATTAGATCTACTCATATTGATGAATTACCCCAATTTTGGAATGTTGTTGTAGGTGAAATGAGTGTAGTTGGTCCTAGACCTGAAAGACCTTTTTATGTTGAAAAATATTCTAAACTTCTACCTTCTTATCCAAGAAGATTGAGAGTACAACCGGGATTAACAGGATGGAATCAAGTTCAAGCAGATGAGATTGTTGAAAATATCGAATATGTAAGGGAAAGATTAAGACATGACTTTTTTTACATAGAAAATATTTCACTAAGGCTTGATATTGAAATAATGTTTCGAACTTTGATTCGTGTACTTGGTAGAAAAGGACAAGCTTAGTTTTTAATCTAATTTTTTAATCAATAAAATTTTCTGATGTCTTTTATATTCAAAAAAGTTTTGGTTATAATTCCAACTTATAATGAACTTGATAATGTACCAACATTAATAAATGATGTATTAAAACAAGATGATAGATTAGACTTACTTTTTGTTGATGATAATTCTCCTGATGGTACAGGCAAATTTATTGAGAATGTAACTTTGACTAATGATAGAGTTAATTTAATTAGTAGGGAAAGTAAATTAGGTCTTGGAACCGCTTACTGTAAAGGTTTTGAGTATGCAATATTAAATAATTACGATGTTGCCTTTGAAATGGATGCTGATTATTCTCATGATCCAAACACAATACCAGTGTTTCTTGATAAAATTTTAGAGAACGATTTAGTAATTGGTTCAAGATATTCTCAAGGAGTTAATGTTGTAAATTGGCCAATGAGCAGGTTATTATTAAGCTATTGTGCTAATATATATTCAAGACTTATCACTGGAATGCCTTTGTATGATGGTACAGGTGGTTTTAAATGCTTTAGAGTTTCATTACTAAGAAAAATAAATCTTAATAAAATTAATTCAAATGGTTATTCTTTTCAAATTGAATTGAATTTTTTGGCTTGGAATTTAGGTTCTAAAATTCTAGAGATTCCTATTATTTTTGTAGATAGGAGAAATGGAGTTTCTAAAATGTCCAAAAATATAATTCATGAAGCTATGATTATGGTTTGGAAGTTAAGATTTTTAAAGATATTTGGTAGTATTAAAAAATTGTATAATTAATAAAATGAAATTTTTAAATTTATTTATTGTTGTTTTCTTTTTGTTAACCATTTCAGGTTATTCTCAAGTTAAATCTATCTCAATAAAAGCAGGTGATAAATTCCAATTCAATACAACTACAGAAGTAGATATTGCTGTCAATATGCAAGGTCAAGAATCTAAAACAAATTCTTTTTCAAATGCACTAACCGATTTAACTTGTATTAAGAATGATTCAAAAGAAATCAAATGGAAAATACAAGATTTATCTAATAGAATTAAAATAATAGGTCAAACTGGATTTCCAAGAAGTATGGATACTACTTTAGTAGGTAACATAAATGAATTTACAACAACTACAAATGGAAAAATTTTAAAAGGAATAAAAAAGTATCAAATATCTGAAACAGATAATACTAATCTTTTCAATGTTTCAATGAAACAGAATTTATTGGTTTTTTCTCCTTTGTTATTGGTAGATAAATCAATTGGTGATTCTTGGATAGACACGAAAACTGATACTCTATTATTAACAATTATGAGAACAACTGTTATAACTTCAACCAGTATTAAAAAAACATTTAAATCAGTTATAGATACATTAGGCAACAAAGTAGCAATAATTAATTTCCAAACCATTAAATCATCTGTAAATTCAAACTCAGATGAGGTAACTAGTTCTGATATGAGTTTTGAGGGAACAATAAATACAAATGGTGATTTTTATTATTCACTAAATGATGGGCTTTTAGTTTTTAGTAAATCTGAAACAGATTCTGATTTAAATTTAACTATGAAAACAGCTAATAACTTAGTTTTTCCAATTAAGCAAAAAGCAATTTCTACTTATATTAGAACTCTATCCCCAAAAATAATAGTGACCAAAAAAAATACAAAAAATTTAAATAAATCAAAAAAAAATTAAGTGAATGAATTTAGTTTGTATATACTTTATTCATCAAAATAAATTAAAAAAAGATCACTTATTGTTTAAGTCAATTCATAATATAAATTATAAATTTTTTAGTAAATTATTATTTTTATCTTGGCTATGTTTTGCTCCTACATTAGCATTGCATCCTCAAGAAGCAGGTAGATATGATCATTATGTAATAAATGATACTGATTTGATAAAGCCATCTGAATATGCTTTAAGAAGACAAAAAGCTCTTGATTATTTAGATTCTGGGATGGCTCTTTTTTTAGAAAGCTCAAAAGAAAAAGTTAGATCTAATGATGTCAATTTTGATTTCAAACAGAACAACAATTTATATTACTTGACTGGAATAAATGAAATTGGAGTTTCATTTATTTTGTTTAAAAATGCGTTTCATCTAAAGAATGGTGATTCAACCTATGAAATTCTATTTGTAAAAGATAGAGATAAATATAGTGATTTATGGATTAACAAAAGAATGGGTGTAGATGTTGCAAAAAAAATATCAAAAATTAAAGTTGTTTTAGAAGATATTGAATTGCAAAGTGTTTTAGATTCTATTTTACCCAAAACCAAAACTTTACTATATTCAGATTGGGGCTATAATATTTTAATGGATGTTATTTCGAGAAATCAATCTAATTGGGTTAAAGATAATTTAATCAAAATTAAAACTAAATATCCAAATCTTTCAATAATTAATAACAATCAATTATTTTCTGTTCTAAGAGTAATTAAATCTGAATCAGAAATAAAGTTAATGCAAAAAGCTATTGATATTAGTGTTGAAGCACATTTAGAAACTATTAAAAATGCAAAACTTGGAATGTATGAATATGAACTTGAAGCAATTATGGAATCAGTTTTTCATAAAAGGGGTTCTGAATCTCCTGCTTATCCAAGTATAATAGGGAGTGGAGAAAATGGTTGTATTTTACATTATACCTCAAGTAGAAGAAAAATTTTAAACCAAGATTTAATTGTAATGGATTGTGGTGCAGAGTATCATGGATATTGTGCAGATATTACTAGAACAATTCCTATAAACGGTAGATTTTCAAATGAACAAAAGTTGATATATGATTTAGTTTATAAGGCACAAGATTCAGCCATTAAATTATGTCGAAAAGGAAATCAGTTTAAATCACCACATTTTTTAGCTGTTGAGATAATTAGTAAAGGTTTAAAAAGTTTGGGAATAATAAATAATGAATCTGAGTATGGTCAGTATTTTATGCATGGAACTTCTCATTATTTAGGTTTAGATGTGCATGACGTTGGAAGTACTAAAATTTTATTAGATGAAGGAATGATTATAACTGTTGAACCAGGTATCTATATTGCAAATGATAGTCCTTGCGATAAAAAATGGTGGAACATTAGTGTTAGAATTGAAGATGACATATTAATAACAAAGGATAATCCAATAATTATGTCAGAAAAACTACCAAGAATATCAACTGAAATTGAAAAAATAATGAAAAAAAATCTTTAACATATTATCCTTTTATATTAACTAAAATGAAAAAATTAATTTCTATCTTTTTAATAGTATTGACTTTATCAGTACTTTCAATCAAAAAATCTAATGCACAGTTAAATGGAACATTTGTTGGTGCTAAAGTAGGTTTTTTATTATCTCAAAAATTTGTCTTTGGATTGTTTGGTGATTTTGCATTAACACCAAATTTTGGAATCGAACCAGGAATTGATGCAACAGCATACTCAGATAATAAAGACAGAACTATTATTAGACTTTCAATGGAAGCAAATGGTAGATATTCTTTTCCATTTCAAGGAAAAACATTTGAAGGATTTGCAATAGCTGGTCCTGCTTATGTAATTGATAGAACAACAGGTGAAACTTATGGTGCTTCTTCAGACAAACAATTTTTTAGAATTAATTTAGGTGGTGGAATTACATTTAATAATAGATCAGAAGGGCAGATTTTAACTGGTGTAAAGGTTAATTTTGATATAGGACAAAACGGAAGTGACGTACAAATATTTGTGGGATATAGATATTTCTTATAAAATAACTTGTTTTAGTTTTAGGATTTAATTTAGCATTAAAAGATATTTCATAAATGAAATTTTGTTTAATGCTTTTTTATTTAGTGATTGAAAAATATTGCAAAAAAATTTGTTTATCAGATAATTATTTCTAACTTAATTAATTGTAAATAAACGAATTTATTTGTATATTTTAGAGTAAATGTAATTGTTTAAAAATTGTAAAAACTATTTTAATGAAAAGTATATTAAAGTTTATATTCTTAATTTTAATTATTGCAAATGTTAGTAATTATGCATTATCACAAGGTACTTTAAAAATTACTTCACCTGTAACTAAAGACTTATGGGCTAGTACTGAAATTATTAAATGGACATTTTCAAACGTTAATTTAGTAAAGTTAGAATACACAATTGATGGTGGAAAGAAATGGATATTAATTTCAGATACTAATAAAGCTTCTGCTAGACAAGTAAATTGGAATTGTCCAAATTTAACATCTGCAAATTGTTTAATAAAAATTTCCGATAAAGATAATCCACTGATAGAATCAACTTCAGGTACATTTAAAATAATACCAACTCCAACTCCAAAAGATTACACAATTCCTATAAAAGTAACTTTAATTGAAACCCCACCTTCTATTAAGTTTCAATGGGATTTAGATACAAATATGGATCAATATACTATTGAAAGAAAAAGAAAAGAAGATATTGATTGGGTTGACCAAATTGCTGATCTTCCTTATAATGCTACATCTTTTATAGATACGAAAGTTATTATTGGTGAATCTTATGAATACAGAATTATTAAAACTAATAGAATTTATTCAGCATATCAATATATGTTTTGTGGAATAAAATCATCAATAAATGAGTTTAATGGTACATTGCTTTTGTTAGTGGAAGAAAGCTTAAAAGATTCCTTAAATGTAGAAATTAAAAATTTGAAAACAGATTTGATTGGTGATGGGTGGAATGTTATCACAAAGTATATTTCTTCAAAAGAAAAAGTTCCTGATGTTAAGAAAATTGTTAAAACTGAGTATAATACAAATAAAGTTAAATCTATATTTATACTCGGACATGTTCCAGTACCTTACTCTGGTAATATTGCACCAGATGGTCATCCAGACCACGTTGGAGCTTGGCCCGCAGATGTTTTTTACGCTGATATTGATGATGAATTATGGTCTGATACAGAAATAAATAATTCAAAAGCTTCGAGAACTTCAAATAAAAATATTCCAAATGATGGTAAATATGATCAAGGTGAGTTACCAAGCAGAACTGAAATGCAAATAGGTCGAGTTGATTTGGTAAATATGTCACAGTTTAAGCTCAATGAAATTGGTTTGTTGAAAATGTATTTGGAGAAAAATCATAAGTTTAAACTTGGTATTAATAGACCAATTAAAAGAGGCTTGATTGATGATAATTTTGGAATGTATGGTTCTGTTAATGGTGGATTTGCTACAACTTCTTGGGGAGGCTTTTATTCTAATTTAGGTGTTGAAAATACATTTGCTGATAAGTATATTGGAAAATTAAGTAAAGAATCATACCTATTTTCTTATGGTTGTGGAGGAGGTACATATACTAGTTGTGGAGGTGTTGGAACAACTTCAGATTTTGTTAACAATGAAATTAATTCTGTATTTACATTTCTTTTTGGTAGTTATTTTGGAGATTGGGATGTAGATAATAGTTTCTTACGAGCCCCATTAGCTGCTAATGGTATGGCTTTAACTTCAGCTTGGTCAGGAAGACCTTTTTGGCATATTCATCATATGGCATTAGGCGAATCTATAGGTTATTCAGCGTTTGTTTCTCAAAATAACCAGATAGATAATATAGATATTTACAATCCAGG
Above is a window of Chlorobiota bacterium DNA encoding:
- a CDS encoding sugar transferase, with amino-acid sequence MNNSLILKSNIKRNSNIKYSSLILALVVILDLFAITISFFIFYLVRVHSGIYSDLMGYPFWLISVTLFFLLSGWMFAFWFFGVYFSVHNRSLFDEFYSVTKVIAIVCTILLLLVYIETANVPNGYPSTLFISILIYFLLNTFFIGFSRWFVRHFLKLLRRKGIGLKKTIIVGESSRSLQLLDMFDNSLELGYKVMGTVLINGNESPIFSNRSLGNISDINSIIEVNNIEVTVLGMESDRGLIYSLITESKVSKTTVKIIPDLYELINGQTKAQHLYGVPLIEISPEIMLTWQKHSKRILDIIFSIFALIITSPIMLLTIIFIKLEDGGPVFYSQNRVGLNNKEFKCHKFRSMRTDAEVKGISWTKMNDSRVTKVGKFIRSTHIDELPQFWNVVVGEMSVVGPRPERPFYVEKYSKLLPSYPRRLRVQPGLTGWNQVQADEIVENIEYVRERLRHDFFYIENISLRLDIEIMFRTLIRVLGRKGQA
- a CDS encoding polyprenol monophosphomannose synthase, with product MSFIFKKVLVIIPTYNELDNVPTLINDVLKQDDRLDLLFVDDNSPDGTGKFIENVTLTNDRVNLISRESKLGLGTAYCKGFEYAILNNYDVAFEMDADYSHDPNTIPVFLDKILENDLVIGSRYSQGVNVVNWPMSRLLLSYCANIYSRLITGMPLYDGTGGFKCFRVSLLRKINLNKINSNGYSFQIELNFLAWNLGSKILEIPIIFVDRRNGVSKMSKNIIHEAMIMVWKLRFLKIFGSIKKLYN
- a CDS encoding aminopeptidase P family protein; the encoded protein is MFKSIHNINYKFFSKLLFLSWLCFAPTLALHPQEAGRYDHYVINDTDLIKPSEYALRRQKALDYLDSGMALFLESSKEKVRSNDVNFDFKQNNNLYYLTGINEIGVSFILFKNAFHLKNGDSTYEILFVKDRDKYSDLWINKRMGVDVAKKISKIKVVLEDIELQSVLDSILPKTKTLLYSDWGYNILMDVISRNQSNWVKDNLIKIKTKYPNLSIINNNQLFSVLRVIKSESEIKLMQKAIDISVEAHLETIKNAKLGMYEYELEAIMESVFHKRGSESPAYPSIIGSGENGCILHYTSSRRKILNQDLIVMDCGAEYHGYCADITRTIPINGRFSNEQKLIYDLVYKAQDSAIKLCRKGNQFKSPHFLAVEIISKGLKSLGIINNESEYGQYFMHGTSHYLGLDVHDVGSTKILLDEGMIITVEPGIYIANDSPCDKKWWNISVRIEDDILITKDNPIIMSEKLPRISTEIEKIMKKNL
- a CDS encoding fibronectin type III domain-containing protein, whose protein sequence is MKSILKFIFLILIIANVSNYALSQGTLKITSPVTKDLWASTEIIKWTFSNVNLVKLEYTIDGGKKWILISDTNKASARQVNWNCPNLTSANCLIKISDKDNPLIESTSGTFKIIPTPTPKDYTIPIKVTLIETPPSIKFQWDLDTNMDQYTIERKRKEDIDWVDQIADLPYNATSFIDTKVIIGESYEYRIIKTNRIYSAYQYMFCGIKSSINEFNGTLLLLVEESLKDSLNVEIKNLKTDLIGDGWNVITKYISSKEKVPDVKKIVKTEYNTNKVKSIFILGHVPVPYSGNIAPDGHPDHVGAWPADVFYADIDDELWSDTEINNSKASRTSNKNIPNDGKYDQGELPSRTEMQIGRVDLVNMSQFKLNEIGLLKMYLEKNHKFKLGINRPIKRGLIDDNFGMYGSVNGGFATTSWGGFYSNLGVENTFADKYIGKLSKESYLFSYGCGGGTYTSCGGVGTTSDFVNNEINSVFTFLFGSYFGDWDVDNSFLRAPLAANGMALTSAWSGRPFWHIHHMALGESIGYSAFVSQNNQIDNIDIYNPGFAAPGVHVALMGDPTLRSSYVLPVKNLILNSNDNSNELKWDQSSDNVIGYNVYSSKSINDKFRKINKEIIKSESFIDSNFYNGKNVYMIRAVKLEKTPSGSYYNMSIGLIDSIIGITPQLTNSPNLIFPKKDTINSATNGYVKFGLINRAESYNIQISINNNFQDPLINSNQIDSVYLYKNLKSQTKYYWRVQGVNSSSTSPWSEVWTFTTGSISDVVISNRSKLPKQLKLK